In Rosa chinensis cultivar Old Blush chromosome 1, RchiOBHm-V2, whole genome shotgun sequence, a genomic segment contains:
- the LOC121051104 gene encoding uncharacterized protein LOC121051104 isoform X1, translating to MKNPVQTICCNNGCRGAQSTKVINSHLHVWAFPQKAAGKYPYFPGQEPTLPRDIDLLLQQVCRENNNHGSRRMLFTSICDDVKEKEPDPSIYLIVAKNLESLVCPIWSCSSKRACKKPVAAISEFILRYPGSP from the exons ATGAAAAACCCAGTCCAAACTATCTGCTGCAACAATGGCTGTAGGGGAGCCCAGAGCACCAAAGTAATAAATTCACATCTCCATGTTTGGGCTTTTCCTCAGAAG gCTGCTGGTAAATATCCTTACTTTCCTGGCCAAGAACCCACTTTGCCTAGGGATATCGATTTGTTGCTTCAG CAGGTTTGTAGAGAAAACAACAACCATGGGTCTAGAAGAATGCTATTCACATCAATAT GTGATGATGTGAAGGAAAAAGAGCCGGACCCTTCAATTTATCTTATAGTTGCCAAG aatttgGAATCTCTGGTCTGTCCAATTTGGAGTTGCTCATCAAAGAGAG CCTGCAAAAAGCCAGTGGCAGCGATCTCCGAGTTCATTTTAAGGTACCCTGGATCTCCATGA
- the LOC112182819 gene encoding cyclin-dependent protein kinase inhibitor SMR1: protein MATSGLDLCQDLPSLMRSLPSIKIQTPKSQPQQQDATNDAVLEDECCRTPKSEASKIPAVVTCPPAPRKPRRAAGSCKRKLTELQFFEVVNRDEVDAFFGSTGLFNKRSCPCK, encoded by the coding sequence ATGGCCACCAGTGGTCTAGACTTGTGCCAAGACCTTCCATCCCTCATGCGATcactcccctccatcaaaatccaAACCCCCAAATCTCAACCACAACAACAAGATGCCACAAACGACGCCGTCCTCGAAGACGAGTGCTGCCGCACCCCGAAATCGGAAGCCAGCAAAATCCCAGCAGTCGTCACCTGCCCGCCGGCGCCCAGAAAGCCAAGAAGAGCTGCCGGCTCCTGCAAGAGGAAGCTGACGGAGCTGCAATTCTTTGAGGTCGTGAATCGCGACGAAGTCGATGCCTTTTTCGGATCAACTGGTTTGTTCAACAAGAGGAGCTGCCCATGTAAATAA
- the LOC121051104 gene encoding uncharacterized protein LOC121051104 isoform X2, whose protein sequence is MKNPVQTICCNNGCRGAQSTKVINSHLHVWAFPQKAAGKYPYFPGQEPTLPRDIDLLLQVCRENNNHGSRRMLFTSICDDVKEKEPDPSIYLIVAKNLESLVCPIWSCSSKRACKKPVAAISEFILRYPGSP, encoded by the exons ATGAAAAACCCAGTCCAAACTATCTGCTGCAACAATGGCTGTAGGGGAGCCCAGAGCACCAAAGTAATAAATTCACATCTCCATGTTTGGGCTTTTCCTCAGAAG gCTGCTGGTAAATATCCTTACTTTCCTGGCCAAGAACCCACTTTGCCTAGGGATATCGATTTGTTGCTTCAG GTTTGTAGAGAAAACAACAACCATGGGTCTAGAAGAATGCTATTCACATCAATAT GTGATGATGTGAAGGAAAAAGAGCCGGACCCTTCAATTTATCTTATAGTTGCCAAG aatttgGAATCTCTGGTCTGTCCAATTTGGAGTTGCTCATCAAAGAGAG CCTGCAAAAAGCCAGTGGCAGCGATCTCCGAGTTCATTTTAAGGTACCCTGGATCTCCATGA